The sequence below is a genomic window from Denitratisoma sp. DHT3.
GAGCAGGGCGGCGATCCCTATCTGGTGTTCGAATACGTGGCCGGACAGACCCTGGCCGAACGGCTGCGGCGCGAGGGGCCGATCGAGCCGGCGCTGGCCGCCGGCCTGATGCGCCAGGTACTCGGCGCCTTGGCGCAGGCCCATGCGCAGGGCATCATCCATCGGGACCTGAAGCCTTCCAACATCATCATGGACGCGGATGGCGCGCCGCGGGTGATGGATTTCGGCATCGCCGTGCGGGGCAACGATCTGCCGGCGGGCGAGGAGGGACTGCTGGGCACGCCCGCCTACATGGCGCCGGAGTACCTGGAGAGCCGCTGCGTCAGCGAACAGATGGACGTGTTCGCCGCCGGGCTGATCCTGCTGGAAATGATCACCGGCCGGCGTGCCATCCAGGGCGACTCGGTGGGGCAGATCGTCTACCGCATCCGCAACGAGGACGTGCAACTGCCCAGGGGCATCGACGAGAAGCTCGGCGACATCATTC
It includes:
- a CDS encoding serine/threonine protein kinase — its product is MARTIGRYEIRRELGRGAQSVVYLGWDPQLQREIAIKTMHFDQPDPQRNAMLLAEARTVSKLQHPNVVAIFDAGEQGGDPYLVFEYVAGQTLAERLRREGPIEPALAAGLMRQVLGALAQAHAQGIIHRDLKPSNIIMDADGAPRVMDFGIAVRGNDLPAGEEGLLGTPAYMAPEYLESRCVSEQMDVFAAGLILLEMITGRRAIQGDSVGQIVYRIRNEDVQLPRGIDEKLGDIILKACARKRELRFGDAGQMRGGVDAYLDIGSAAADGATEQQQATLEFLLRRMRHKSDFPALSDSVSAINKLTNSDR